In Nostoc sp. CENA543, a single genomic region encodes these proteins:
- the lysA gene encoding diaminopimelate decarboxylase, whose translation MVSTHLAGVQYTGEQYLPQSDSVNTNISPNQELFPLTAKVNSAGCLAIGGCDVTTLVQQFGSPLYILDEETLRTACQQYRDSFKKYYQGESQVLYASKAWNCLAVDAIIASEGLGIDVVSGGELYTALTAGISPEKIYLHGNNKSREELNLAIESGVTIVVDNWYELHTLVDILSSTSLPPVRIMLRLTPGIECHTHEYIRTGHLDSKFGFDPNDLDEVFKFVSQQSNLNCVGVHAHIGSQIFERQPHQDLAAVMVQWLRDAAKYGLNVTELNVGGGLGIKYVESDDPPSIEEWVKAICDVVQAACAVENLPLPKLLSEPGRSLIATACVTAYTIGSSKTIPEIRTYIAIDGGMSDNPRPITYQSVYRTVVANKMSAPITETVTIAGKHCESGDILIKNAQLPKTEPGDTLVVMATGAYNYSMASNYNRLPRPAAVLVANGEANLILQRETYQDLIRQDRLPERLKN comes from the coding sequence ATGGTATCGACTCACCTGGCTGGGGTTCAATATACTGGAGAGCAGTATTTACCCCAAAGCGACAGCGTAAATACAAATATTTCGCCTAACCAAGAACTCTTCCCACTAACTGCCAAAGTTAATAGTGCAGGTTGCTTGGCTATCGGTGGGTGTGATGTCACAACCCTAGTGCAGCAGTTTGGCTCACCTTTGTATATTTTAGATGAAGAAACTCTCAGAACCGCCTGCCAACAATATCGAGATAGCTTTAAAAAATATTATCAAGGCGAATCTCAGGTACTCTATGCTTCTAAAGCTTGGAATTGTCTGGCTGTAGATGCCATTATCGCCTCCGAAGGTTTAGGAATTGACGTAGTTTCTGGCGGTGAATTGTATACTGCCCTAACTGCTGGGATTAGTCCTGAGAAGATTTACCTCCACGGTAATAATAAATCTCGCGAAGAACTCAACTTAGCCATTGAATCTGGGGTGACAATTGTTGTCGATAACTGGTACGAGTTACACACCCTCGTGGATATCTTGTCAAGCACTTCTCTACCACCAGTGCGGATTATGCTGCGCTTGACACCAGGGATTGAATGTCATACTCATGAGTACATTCGTACTGGACACCTAGACAGCAAGTTTGGTTTTGACCCCAATGATTTAGACGAGGTGTTTAAATTTGTCAGTCAGCAATCAAATTTAAACTGTGTGGGTGTACATGCTCACATTGGTTCGCAAATCTTTGAACGGCAACCCCATCAAGACTTAGCGGCTGTCATGGTGCAATGGTTGAGGGATGCAGCTAAATACGGTTTGAATGTCACCGAATTGAATGTGGGTGGCGGTTTAGGTATTAAGTATGTAGAATCAGATGACCCACCAAGCATTGAAGAATGGGTGAAGGCGATTTGTGATGTCGTACAAGCAGCCTGTGCAGTGGAAAATCTACCTTTACCAAAATTATTATCTGAACCAGGGCGATCGCTAATTGCTACTGCCTGCGTGACAGCTTACACCATCGGTTCATCCAAAACCATACCGGAAATTCGTACTTATATTGCCATAGATGGCGGTATGTCCGACAATCCGCGTCCCATTACCTACCAGTCAGTTTATCGCACAGTCGTTGCCAACAAAATGTCTGCGCCTATCACAGAAACAGTTACCATTGCTGGTAAACACTGTGAATCAGGGGATATCTTAATTAAAAATGCCCAACTGCCCAAAACCGAACCAGGAGATACACTGGTAGTTATGGCAACTGGTGCTTACAATTACAGTATGGCATCCAACTATAACCGCTTACCCAGACCGGCAGCAGTTCTAGTGGCAAATGGCGAAGCAAACTTAATTTTGCAACGCGAAACTTATCAAGATTTAATTCGACAAGATCGTTTACCGGAAAGATTGAAGAATTAG
- a CDS encoding HIT family protein has translation MKQQKNQYSHLTAIDRNYLSFPAQFLLNQNLLNGKILDFGCGLGNDVKLLQQKGCDITGYDPYYYPQYPHDKFDTIICFYVLNVLSPEEQTQVIMEISHLLKPGGKAYYAVRRDIKKEGFREHYVHKKPTYQCIVKLPFNSIHLDEMREIYEYIHYNYQRNSPNYCIFCNPGRHLTLLTESATAYAIFDGYPISKGHILVIPKRHVSNYFELPFSEQSACWLMVNKVQEMLKAEFSPDGFNVGMNINRAAGQNIMHASIHIIPRYQGDSVGVKSGIRNVIAKRK, from the coding sequence ATGAAGCAGCAAAAAAATCAATATAGTCATCTCACAGCCATTGATAGAAATTATCTCTCATTCCCAGCACAGTTTTTACTCAATCAAAATCTGCTCAATGGCAAAATCTTAGACTTTGGTTGTGGCTTGGGTAATGATGTGAAGTTATTACAACAGAAAGGCTGTGATATCACTGGTTATGACCCTTATTATTACCCCCAATATCCTCACGATAAATTCGACACTATAATTTGCTTCTATGTCTTAAATGTTTTATCTCCTGAAGAACAAACTCAGGTAATCATGGAAATATCCCATTTATTAAAACCAGGGGGTAAAGCTTATTATGCAGTGAGGAGAGATATCAAAAAAGAAGGTTTTCGAGAACATTATGTTCATAAAAAACCGACATATCAATGTATTGTTAAACTCCCATTTAATTCTATTCATTTAGATGAAATGCGAGAAATATATGAATACATTCATTATAATTATCAAAGGAATTCTCCTAATTATTGCATATTTTGTAATCCTGGCAGACATCTCACTCTCTTAACTGAATCAGCAACAGCTTATGCAATTTTTGATGGCTATCCCATCAGTAAAGGTCACATTTTGGTGATTCCCAAACGTCATGTTAGTAATTATTTTGAGCTACCTTTTTCAGAACAGTCTGCTTGTTGGCTAATGGTGAATAAGGTACAAGAAATGCTCAAAGCGGAATTTTCCCCTGATGGTTTTAATGTGGGTATGAATATCAATCGCGCTGCTGGGCAAAACATTATGCACGCCAGCATACATATTATTCCTCGCTATCAAGGTGATAGTGTTGGGGTAAAAAGTGGAATACGGAATGTCATTGCGAAAAGAAAATAG
- the cdaA gene encoding diadenylate cyclase CdaA, protein MKDWWKQWLANLGWSQSLLLGTLDIVLVLALTYMILVIISERRTLWMVRGFIVLMLASALSGRFGLPLLNFVLEKLVIGCAVAMAVALQSEFRRFLEQLGRGEFRQLFQPSNLTIPKSDSVIDEIVEAVKELSKNRIGALLILETTGPIDERDFSVPGVKLNADVSKELIQTIFQPKTLLHDGATLIRGSRIVSSGIILPLSGRTASRQLGTRHRAAMGITERVENCICVVVSEETGSISLAERGILNRPLTIRKLKESLEARLSPTVDREAVAPGLFSLGRQIGSKALKLGSRLLGLPSTASQDKK, encoded by the coding sequence ATGAAAGATTGGTGGAAGCAATGGCTGGCAAACCTGGGATGGTCTCAGTCCTTGCTGTTGGGGACTCTGGATATTGTATTGGTGCTGGCACTGACTTACATGATCCTCGTGATCATCAGTGAGCGTCGGACACTTTGGATGGTGCGGGGTTTTATTGTTTTGATGCTAGCCTCAGCACTAAGCGGCAGATTTGGTCTACCACTGTTAAATTTTGTGCTAGAAAAATTGGTGATTGGCTGTGCTGTAGCAATGGCAGTTGCTCTCCAGTCAGAATTTCGCCGCTTTCTAGAACAATTAGGACGCGGTGAATTTCGGCAATTGTTCCAACCATCCAATCTGACTATTCCTAAGTCTGATAGTGTAATAGATGAAATTGTGGAAGCGGTTAAAGAACTCTCGAAAAACCGAATCGGAGCTTTACTAATTTTGGAAACAACTGGCCCCATTGATGAACGGGATTTTTCTGTCCCTGGAGTTAAATTGAACGCTGATGTTTCCAAGGAACTGATACAGACAATTTTTCAACCCAAAACCCTACTGCACGATGGTGCAACATTAATCCGTGGTTCACGGATTGTATCATCGGGTATAATTTTACCGCTTTCGGGACGCACAGCATCGCGCCAGTTGGGTACACGCCATCGGGCAGCAATGGGAATTACTGAGCGAGTCGAAAATTGTATCTGTGTCGTTGTCTCAGAAGAAACGGGTTCTATTTCCCTCGCAGAACGGGGAATTCTAAATAGGCCGCTAACAATTAGGAAGCTCAAAGAGTCTTTAGAGGCTCGATTGTCTCCAACTGTAGATCGGGAAGCAGTTGCTCCCGGTTTGTTCAGCTTGGGTCGTCAGATTGGGAGTAAAGCATTGAAACTGGGTTCACGCTTACTTGGATTACCTTCGACCGCTTCTCAAGATAAAAAATGA
- a CDS encoding isoprenyl transferase yields MTIQQTELYELPLDLKPELLPKHVAVIMDGNGRWAKRQGLPRIMGHKRGVDALKDLLRCCKDWGIQALTAYAFSTENWKRPQEEVDFLMTLFQRVLRQELREMVEENVQIQFVGNLAALPRSLQAEISRSMEETKNNRGIRFSVATNYGGRQEILQACRAIAQKVQQGILKPDEISEEVFEGHLYTAGIADPDLLIRTSGEMRLSNFLLWQMAYGEIYITDTLWPDFDRAEFHRALCAYQQRERRFGKV; encoded by the coding sequence ATGACAATACAACAAACTGAACTATACGAATTACCCCTAGATTTAAAACCAGAACTATTGCCTAAACACGTTGCGGTGATTATGGATGGCAATGGTCGTTGGGCTAAACGTCAAGGTTTACCCCGTATTATGGGGCATAAGCGTGGAGTTGATGCCCTGAAGGATTTACTGCGCTGTTGTAAAGATTGGGGAATCCAGGCTTTAACAGCCTATGCTTTTTCCACTGAAAACTGGAAAAGACCCCAAGAAGAAGTAGATTTTCTGATGACGCTATTCCAGAGAGTTTTGCGTCAAGAGTTGCGGGAAATGGTCGAAGAAAATGTGCAGATTCAGTTTGTTGGCAATTTAGCAGCATTGCCGCGATCGCTGCAAGCAGAAATTTCCCGTTCAATGGAAGAAACCAAAAATAATCGTGGTATCCGCTTTTCTGTAGCGACTAACTACGGTGGACGACAGGAGATTTTGCAAGCTTGTCGCGCGATCGCCCAAAAAGTCCAGCAAGGTATCCTCAAACCTGACGAAATCTCAGAAGAAGTATTTGAGGGTCATTTATATACAGCCGGAATTGCTGACCCCGATTTATTGATTCGCACCAGTGGCGAAATGCGTCTTTCTAATTTCCTCCTCTGGCAAATGGCCTATGGAGAAATTTACATTACTGACACACTCTGGCCAGATTTCGACCGAGCCGAATTCCATCGCGCCCTATGTGCCTATCAACAAAGGGAGCGGCGATTTGGGAAAGTTTAA